One segment of Ipomoea triloba cultivar NCNSP0323 chromosome 12, ASM357664v1 DNA contains the following:
- the LOC115998055 gene encoding structural maintenance of chromosomes protein 4 has product MGAEMESATVDELMTEDNRPGSRGPRLVIKEMVMRNFKSYAGEQRVGPFHKSFTAVVGPNGSGKSNVIDAMLFVFGKRAKQMRLNKVSELIHNSTNHQNLESAGVSVHFQEIIDLDDGTFEAVPGSNFVITRVAFRDNSSKYYINDRTSNFTEVTKKLKGKGVDLDNNRFLILQGEVEQISLMKPKAQGPHDEGFLEYLEDIIGTNKYVEKIDESFKQLESLNEKRTGVVQMVKLAEKERDSLEGVKNEAEAYMLKELSLLKWQEKATKLAFEDNSAKIVEIQGNISTTEENLKNEREKIRENSKTLKELEALHIKYMKKHEELGNTLGRCKDEFKEFERQDVKYREDLKHLKEKMKKLNAKLDKDSAKIEDTTKKCEESTNLIPQLEEDIPMLQKVLLDEEKILEEIKEKSKVETEVLRGELAEVRAELEPWEKQLIEHRGKFEVASTEMKLLSEKHEAGRAAYEDAQKQIDEIEKKIETKGAGIKNLINELERNKIEKSEAQKLENEYLLEEQRLTPLEKAARQKLTELVSVMESEKSQGSVLKALLHAKEANLIPGIYGRMGDLGAIDAKYDIAISTACAGLDYIVVETTAAAQACVELLRNKNLGVATFMILEKQVDHLHRIKEKVTTPEGVPRLFDLVKVQDERLKLAFFAALGNTVVANDIDQATRIAYGGNKEFRRVVTLDGALFEKSGTMSGGGNKPRGGKMGSSIRPASVSGEAIASAEDELSKLSESLRNLRQKISEAAMRYRSLDEAISHLEMELAKSQKEIDSLKSLQSDLKNQMDSLKRASKPTKDEVDRLKELGKITTAEEKEIDKLTQGSKQLKDKASELQNKIENAGGVRLKNQKEKVNKIQLDIDQKRTEINRCRVQIETGQKMIKKLVKVIEESKKEKERLGEEKEKLLSMFKVIEQKAFAAQENYKKTQELINQHQDVLDKAKSDYENLKKAMDELRASEVDADYKLQDMKKVYKELEHKGKGYEKKLCDLDTALSKHMEQIQLDLVDHEKVQAALTDETLSGSCDLKRGLEMVSLLEAQLREMNPNLDSISEYRKKVSLYNGRVEELNSVTKDRDDIKKQYDEWRKRRLDEFMAGFNTISLKLKEMYQMITLGGDAELELVDSLDPFSEGVVFSVRPPKKSWKNIANLSGGEKTLSSLALVFALHHFKPTPLYVMDEIDAALDFKNVSIVGHYVKDRTKDAQFIIISLRNNMFELADRLVGIYKTDNCTKSITINPGSFVVSQKAA; this is encoded by the exons ATGGGTGCGGAGATGGAATCGGCGACTGTTGACGAGTTGATGACGGAGGACAATCGGCCGGGATCTCGAGGACCGAGGCTTGTCATTAAAGAGATGGTGATGAGAAATTTCAAATCCTATGCGGGCGAACAGCGCGTTGGCCCATTTCACAAG AGTTTCACTGCCGTGGTCGGTCCTAATGGAAGTGGGAAGAGCAACGTGATTGATGCtatgttgtttgtgtttggaaagcGAGCCAAACAA ATGCGGCTTAATAAAGTGTCAGAGCTCATTCACAATTCAACCAATCACCAGAATCTGGAAAGTGCTGGTGTATCTGTTCACTTTCAGGAGATCATTGACTTA GATGATGGAACGTTTGAAGCAGTCCCTGGAagtaattttgtaattactCGTGTTGCCTTTAGAGACAATtcctcaaaatattatattaatgatagaaCAAGTAATTTTACTGAGGTCACAAAGAAATTGAAAGGGAAAGGAGTTGACTTGGATAACAACCGCTTTTTGATTCTTCAG GGTGAGGTTGAGCAGATATCGTTGATGAAACCAAAAGCACAAGGACCTCATGATGAAGGCTTTCTTGAGTATCTGGAGGATATTATTGGAACTAACAAATATGTTGAGAAGATTGATGAATCATTTAAGCA GCTAGAATCCCTCAATGAAAAGAGGACTGGGGTTGTTCAAATGGTGAAGCTGGCAGAGAAAGAACGGGATAGCCTGGAG GGTGTAAAGAATGAAGCTGAAGCCTACATGCTTAAAGAATTATCCCTGCTGAAATGGCAAGAGAAAGCAACAAAGTTAGCTTTTGAAGATAATTCAGCAAAAATAGTTGAGATACAGGGTAACATTTCCACCACGGAAGAGAATCTGAAAAATGAAAG GGAGAAGATTCGAGAAAACAGCAAAACGTTGAAGGAACTTGAGGCACTTCATATAAAGTATATGAAAAAGCATGAG GAGCTTGGTAATACCCTGGGACGTTGCAAAGATGAGTTCAAGGAATTTGAAAGGCAAGATGTGAAGTATCGTGAAGATTTGAAGCATTTGaaagagaagatgaagaagctTAATGCTAAACTAGATAAG GATTCAGCAAAAATTGAGGATACCACAAAGAAGTGTGAGGAGTCAACTAATTTGATTCCACAACTGGAGGAAGATATTCCTATGCTGCAAAAGGTTTTACTGGATGAGGAAAAGATCTTAGAGGAAATAAAGGAGAAGTCTAAAG TTGAGACGGAGGTTCTCCGAGGTGAGCTTGCTGAAGTTCGAGCTGAATTAGAACCATGGGAAAAGCAACTGATTGAGCACAGGGGAAAATTTGAAGTTGCATCAACTGAAATGAAACTTCTATCTGAGAAG CATGAGGCTGGCCGTGCTGCTTATGAGGATGCTCAGAAGCAGATAGAtgaaatagaaaagaaaattgagACTAAAGGTGCAGGCATAAAGAACTTAATCAATGAGCTCGAGAGGAATAAGATTGAAAAATCAGAAGCGCAAAAATTGGaaaat GAATACCTCCTAGAAGAACAAAGATTAACTCCTCTTGAAAAAGCTGCTAGACAAAAGCTCACTGAGCTTGTATCTGTTATGGAATCTGAGAAGAGTCAAGGATCTGTGTTGAAAGCATTACTGCATGCCAAAGAAGCAAATCTCATTCCAGGAATATATGGTCGCATGGGTGATTTAGGTGCTATTGATG CAAAGTACGATATTGCAATATCAACAGCATGTGCTGGACTTGACTATATTGTAGTGGAGACAACTGCAGCAGCACAAGCATGTGTGGAGCTACTTCGCAACAAAAATCTTGGTGTTGCAACTTTTATGATTTTG GAGAAGCAGGTTGATCATTTACATAGAATAAAGGAGAAAGTAACTACGCCTGAAGGAGTCCCACGGCTTTTTGATTTAGTTAAGGTTCAAGATGAGAGATTGAAGCTTGCTTTTTTTGCAGCATTAGGGAACACAGTTGTTGCTAATGATATTGATCAG GCAACACGAATTGCATATGGAGGAAACAAAGAATTTAGGCGAGTTGTAACACTCGATGgtgctctttttgaaaaatctGGGACTATGAGTGGTGGTGGAAATAAGCCACGTGGTGGTAAGATGGGATCTTCAATCCGACCTGCCAGTGTTTCTGGAGAAGCTATTGCAAGTGCTGAAGATGAGCTTTCAAAGTTAAGTGAAAGCTTGAGGAATCTAAGGCAAAAAATTTCTGAAGCAGCAATGCGTTACCGGTCATTGGATGAAGCAATATCTCACCTGGAAATGGAATTAGCCAAAAGCCAGAAGGAG ATTGACAGCTTGAAATCACTACAAAGcgatttaaaaaatcaaatggaTTCCTTAAAGAGAGCTTCAAAGCCAACCAAGGATGAAGTTGACCGACTGAAGGAGCTTGGCAAAATTACAACtgcagaagaaaaagaaatagacAAGCTGACTCAAGGGTCAAAGCAATTGAAAGACAAG gCTTCAGAGCTTCAGAATAAAATAGAGAATGCTGGTGGTGTACGGCTGAAAAATCAAAAGGAGAAGGTTAACAAAATTCAGTTG GATATTGACCAAAAAAGGACAGAGATCAATCGCTGCAGAGTTCAAATTGAAACAGGTcagaaaatgattaaaaaacTGGTAAAGGTGATAGAGGAATCTAAGAAAGAGAAGGAAAGACTGGgtgaagagaaagaaaaattgCTTTCTATGTTCAAAGTGATTGAACAGAAGGCTTTTGCAGCTCAGGAAAACTATAAGAAAACACAGGAG CTCATCAATCAGCACCAAGATGTTTTGGATAAAGCAAAATCAGATTATGAAAACCTCAAGAAGGCCATGGATGAATTACGGGCATCAGAG GTTGATGCTGACTACAAGCTGCAAGATATGAAAAAAGTGTACAAAGAGTTGGAACATAAAGGGAAAGGTTATGAAAAAAAGCTCTGTGATTTGGATACTGCTCTCTCAAAGCATATGGAGCA AATTCAGTTAGACTTGGTGGACCATGAAAAAGTTCAGGCAGCCCTTACTGATGAAACTCTTTCTGGAAGTTGTGATCTTAAAAGGGGTCTTGAGATGGTTTCACTTCTCGAAGCCCAATTGCGAGAGATGAACCCAAATCTTGATTCAATATCAGA GTATCGGAAGAAAGTGTCTCTGTACAATGGAAGAGTTGAAGAACTTAATTCTGTAACCAAAGATCGTGATGatataaaaaaacaatatgATGAATGGAGAAAAAGAAG GTTGGATGAATTTATGGCTGGCTTTAATACGATATCTTTGAAGCTTAAAGAAATGTATCAG ATGATCACCCTTGGAGGAGATGCAGAACTTGAGTTAGTGGATTCTCTGGATCCTTTCTCGGAAGGTGTTGTTTTCAGCGTTAGACCTCCCAAAAAAAGCTGGAAAAATATTGCAAATTTATCTGGCGGTGAAAAG ACACTCAGCTCATTAGCCCTGGTTTTTGCCCTCCACCACTTCAAACCCACTCCCCTTTACGTGATGGACGAGATTGATGCTGCTTTGG ATTTCAAAAATGTGTCTATTGTGGGACACTACGTAAAGGATCGTACCAAAGATGCCCAGTTCATAATTATTAG CCTTAGAAACAACATGTTTGAATTGGCTGATCGTCTTGTTGGAATATACAAGACGGATAATTGCACCAAGAGTATTACTATAAACCCTGGAAGCTTTGTCGTTAGTCAGAAAGCTGCATGA